ATTCGCTTCATGGCCCTCGGTTCCGCGATCGGTACCGGGCTGTTCTACGGTTCTGCCTCAGCCATCCAGATGGCCGGCCCCGCCGTGCTGCTGGCCTACCTGATCGGCGGCGCCGCAGTATTCATGGTGATGCGCGCCCTCGGTGAAATGGCCGTGCACAATCCCGTGTCCGGCTCTTTCGGCCAGTACGCCGGCACCTACCTGGGGCCCATGGCCGGGTTTATCCTCGGCTGGACCTACGCCTTCGAAATGATCATCGTCTGCCTCGCCGACGTCACCGCCTTCGGCATTTACATGGGTTTCTGGTTTCCCGAAGTCGCACGTTGGGTCTGGGTGCTCGGCATTGTCTTTTTGATCGGCGGCCTGAACCTGTGCAACGTCAAAGTGTTTGGCGAGATGGAGTTCTGGCTGTCGCTGCTCAAGGTCGGCGCCATTGTCGCGATGATCCTCGGCGGCTTCGGCATCATGCTGTTCGGTATTCATTCGGCCGGTGAAACCCAGGCCGCTGGCTTGAGCAATCTGTGGGCGCACGGCGGCTTCATGCCCAATGGCGTCGGCGGCCTGATCGCATCCTTCGCCGTGGTGATGTTTGCCTTCGGTGGCATCGAAATCATCGGCATCACCGCCGGCGAAGCCAAAGACCCGCAGCGCGTGATCCCCAAGGCGATCAACGCCGTGCCGCTGCGCATCCTGCTGTTTTACGTGCTGACCCTGTTCGTGCTGATGGCGATCTACCCATGGCCGCAGATCGGCAGCCAGGGCAGCCCGTTCGTGCAGATCTTCAGTAACCTGGGTATCGGCTCGGCGGCGACCCTCCTCAATATCGTGGTGATCTCGGCGGCGGTTTCGGCCATCAACAGCGACATCTTTGGCGCCGGTCGCATGATGTACGGCCTGGCCCAGCAAGGGCAGGCGCCCAAGGGCTTCGCGCAGCTGTCCAGGCACGGCGTGCCGTGGATGACCGTGCTGGTGATGGGCGCCGCGTTGCTGGGCGGCGTGGTGCTCAACTACCTGATCCCGGAAAACGTGTTCCTGCTGATCGCCTCGATCGCCACCTTCGCCACTGTGTGGGTGTGGCTGATGATCCTGTTCACCCAGGTCGCCATGCGCCGCTCGATGACCAAGGCGCAGGTGGCCGAGCTGAAATTCCCGGTGCCGTTCTGGCCCTATGCGCCGGCTGCGGCCATCGTGTTCATGCTGTTTGTGTTTGGCGTACTCGGTTACTTCCCAGACACCCAGGCGGCCTTGATGGTCGGTGCGGTATGGATTGTGCTGCTGATCGTTGCCTACCTGCTGTGGGTCAAGCCCGCTGCCGGGCAAGCGGCCAAGGTCCATTACGAACCGGCTTTGTCTCATCGATAACTTAGGGAGGCGTTGATGAAAACCCTTTGGCAACACTGCCACGTCGCAACCATGGCTCATGGCAAATACTCGATCATCGAGGACGCCGCCATGGTCACCGCCGGTTCGCTCATCGAGTGGATCGGCCCGCGCAGCCAAGTGCCGACGGCGGACTACGCTCATGTGCATGACCTGCAAGGCGCGTGGGTCACCCCCGGGCTGATCGACTGCCACACCCACACGGTGTTCGGCGGTAACCGCAGCGGCGAATTCGAGCAGCGTCTGGAAGGCGTCAGCTATGCGGACATCGCGGCCAAGGGCGGCGGGATTGCCAGCACCGTGCGCGCTACCCGTGCGGCAACCGAAGATGAATTGTTCCTCAGCGCGGAAAAGCGCCTGCGCAGCCTTTTGCGCGACGGCGTGACCACGGTGGAGATCAAGTCCGGCTACGGCCTGGACCTGTTCAACGAACGCAAGATGCTGCGCGTGGCGCGGCGCCTTGGGCAAGTGCTGCCGGTGAGCGTGCGCGCCACCTGCCTGGCGGCCCACGCGTTACCGCCGGAGTACCAGGATCGCGCCGACGACTACATCGACCACATCTGCAACGAAATGCTGCCGGCCCTGGCCGCAGAGGGGCTGGTGGACGCGGTAGACGCGTTCTGTGAATACCTGGCGTTTTCCACCGAGCAGGTGGAGCGGGTGTTCAAGGTCGCCCAGCAACTGGGCCTGCCGGTGAAACTGCACGCCGAGCAATTGTCTTCCCTGCATGGCTCCAGCCTGGCAGCGCGCTACCACGCGTTGTCGGCGGACCATCTGGAATTCATGACCGAAGAGGACGCCATCGCCATGGCCGCTGCCGGCACCGTCGCCGTCTTGCTGCCGGGCGCTTTCTACTTTTTGCGCGAAACCCAGCTGCCGCCGATGGAAGCCCTGCGCAAGCACGGCGTGAAGATAGCGATCGCCAGCGACCTCAACCCTGGCACCTCGCCGGCACTGTCGGTGCGACTGATGCTGAACATGGCCTGCACCCTGTTCCGCATGACCCCGGAAGAAGCCCTGGCCGGCGCCACGCAACATGCGGCCACTGCGCTGGGCATGGGCGATACCCATGGCTCCCTGGAAGTGGGCAAAGTCGCGGATTTTGTCGCCTGGCAGATCGACCGCCCTGCCG
Above is a genomic segment from Pseudomonas sp. R5-89-07 containing:
- a CDS encoding amino acid permease, translating into MHQQETGLKRGLNARHIRFMALGSAIGTGLFYGSASAIQMAGPAVLLAYLIGGAAVFMVMRALGEMAVHNPVSGSFGQYAGTYLGPMAGFILGWTYAFEMIIVCLADVTAFGIYMGFWFPEVARWVWVLGIVFLIGGLNLCNVKVFGEMEFWLSLLKVGAIVAMILGGFGIMLFGIHSAGETQAAGLSNLWAHGGFMPNGVGGLIASFAVVMFAFGGIEIIGITAGEAKDPQRVIPKAINAVPLRILLFYVLTLFVLMAIYPWPQIGSQGSPFVQIFSNLGIGSAATLLNIVVISAAVSAINSDIFGAGRMMYGLAQQGQAPKGFAQLSRHGVPWMTVLVMGAALLGGVVLNYLIPENVFLLIASIATFATVWVWLMILFTQVAMRRSMTKAQVAELKFPVPFWPYAPAAAIVFMLFVFGVLGYFPDTQAALMVGAVWIVLLIVAYLLWVKPAAGQAAKVHYEPALSHR
- the hutI gene encoding imidazolonepropionase, which codes for MKTLWQHCHVATMAHGKYSIIEDAAMVTAGSLIEWIGPRSQVPTADYAHVHDLQGAWVTPGLIDCHTHTVFGGNRSGEFEQRLEGVSYADIAAKGGGIASTVRATRAATEDELFLSAEKRLRSLLRDGVTTVEIKSGYGLDLFNERKMLRVARRLGQVLPVSVRATCLAAHALPPEYQDRADDYIDHICNEMLPALAAEGLVDAVDAFCEYLAFSTEQVERVFKVAQQLGLPVKLHAEQLSSLHGSSLAARYHALSADHLEFMTEEDAIAMAAAGTVAVLLPGAFYFLRETQLPPMEALRKHGVKIAIASDLNPGTSPALSVRLMLNMACTLFRMTPEEALAGATQHAATALGMGDTHGSLEVGKVADFVAWQIDRPADLAYWLGGELDKRVVRHGVDVTV